In Oryzias melastigma strain HK-1 linkage group LG6, ASM292280v2, whole genome shotgun sequence, the DNA window TCCATCGAGGTCCAAATGTGGAGTGGCAGGAAGCTGACGAACTCGGGGATTCAGACGATGAGTCAGATGATGAAACTATGATGCCGTCCTCGTTCTCTCTTAAGGTACTGCTTCCAAAAGTTACTCAAGTACAAAAAGTAATATGAGATACTGGCAGCTGGGAATCTTCTCGTGTTGCTGTTGCAAGAAGTCACCACAAGATGGCAGACACGTCAAGAGTTGGAGTTTAGAAATACAGTTATAGAATTCTCTAATGATCTTTGAATGAggtaaagatttaaaaattaaactataTCCTCTTTGAGATtgtcttaaatataaaaaaataggattctttaaagaaacttcagatgaaaaaacaaattactaaATGTTTTGGTGAACAATTTTTGGGGAAggctaattaaaaaacattcaagaggcacctttttgtatttatgtgtgaCTTAACAGAGTTAGATCTACTTTAATAGTCATTAAAAGTTGGCAGCATAGCGAATAAGTCCTCATGGTAGAAAGAACATTATGACTCGTAGATATGAtctcttcaaaaacattttggttttagtttttgtcataTTCTGCTCCTGCATTTtgacttaaatatttttgatagaaaattgacaaaaaactgagtttaaaaTGAGTCCTTAACTTTCTAGGGATTTATGTTATTTTCAGTATATAAcgtaatttttttgtcttcgtCTTTAGCATTATGGCTCAGATGGACTCAAGTTGGTGAGTCATGAAGAGACGATTTCTTTTGGCCAGGCGGTTCTGAAGCTGACCTTTGACTCAGGCTCCATGGAAAAGGGCCTTCTGACAGCCGAGTGCAGACTGGACCATCCGTTTTTTGTCAAGAACAAAGGTAACAGAAGCACCTGCTTTCACTGCTGATGAGGAGGATTCTCACTCGTAGCTGTTGTGGAGGTTTTTCTGCTCCAGAATTCAGCTAATATAAAGGCTTTCATCTGTTTGTCAGGGTGGTCTTCATTTTATCCAAGCCTTACAGTGGTGCATCATGGGATTCCTTGCTATGAGATGCACCTTGGAGATGTGTGCCTGCCACCAAACCACCCAGATTCTATCAACTGTGATGACTCCGTTGTCTTTGACACGTTCAGAAGGTGAAGCTCAAGGCCTTCCTGTCTATTCTATACTCAGATTGGTCATTAAACCTGACAGATATTGAAATATCTCAAACCaaggtagttttgttttttttatttatacagtaaATCTATATATAAAAGTCTTAGGGTATAATTAGTCGCCAATTCTACAATTTATTCCGCGTGTTACTATAATAAGACTCAGGTCCCCCAGTTCCCtgtgtggttctggttctgggctGTTTCCTGCCTGTTCTCAAGATCATTTGTTtcccaccaggtgagatcttgaATGCAGCTCCAGCTAGATTATCTGTCATCTTGTATTTctcccatttttaaaaaaaacttctccaACAGTTGATCTCTTGTCACCAAGCTGCTTGCTTATTGGGGATTGGTTCATCCCAGTCTTGTTCAGGTGTTCAATCTTCtctctggtgtcctttgacagctctttggtcatggtggagaggttggattctgactgtttaagggtgTAGACAGGTGCCAGTACAAATGGgagattttaatatatattaacaATAATATAAGAGCTTCTTAAAGAAGAATGAACAGATCTGTGAAAACagaatttttgcttttcaatAGTAGCTAAATACtaattttctgcaccattatgcaaataaattcttttcaAATTATACAATGGATTTTACTGGATcctttcatttacattttatctcacagctgaaatgtatcaatgatgaacattacagagtTTAATCATCTTTTTCAATGGGACAAATACATCTACAGGTTGCAGCTTTTGCATATTTAAAACGCAGCAGGTTTTCTAGGAAgacattaaattatttctttatggAAGGGTATTTTCACACAGTATCAGGATTGTTCAGTCCTCAACAGGGTTTGTTTCCTGTTTCATACAGGAACTGGTTTGGTCTCATTTAAGAAGAAACATTAACAGTTATGAGGGAGAAATtgtttttaggggaaaaataaaagaaggaaagTGCTAAGAAAAAATCCCAGCTCGTCCCCCATACTTCAATCTATTGTATATAAAGTATATACTTATTTGGGGTAATACTGCCCCCACATGATCAGCTGTTGACACTGCAATTATCTGTCAAAAGCGCTGTAGTTTCTTCTTTAtgcaaagcagcttttcattgGACGACAtagtaaaatatttagcaaatgAAAATTCTCATATTCATCTATTTTCCTGAAtatagataaaaacacattaaagattGTCGTCCAGCTGAGTTTATAGAATAGTAGATCAGAAACGTTTGTCGTTTTTATGCATCCAAAACTGCTAACATGTGTGGTAAACAGCATTTCTCCTGTCTGCAGTTATGACTTCACCCCCCTGGATTCCTCAGCCGTGTACGTCTTGAGCAGCATGGCCCGCCAGCGAAGGGCGTCCCTGTCCAGTGGGGGGGCCGTCAGTCCAGACTGTGAGAAGCTGGAGCGCTCCTGCTCCCCACAGTCTTCCAGTAGCAAATCAAGCAGGAGCCACAACTCAGGGACGGCCAGCGGCGCCACACCCACAAAGTGCAAGCGGCCGATGAACGCCTTCATGCTCTTCGCCAAGAAATACAGAGTGGAATACACCCAGATGTATCCTGGGAAAGACAACCGGTGAGCTTGTTTGATGCAGTTAGTTTaagctgctgttttggatcTGAAAACGTTTTTGAGAAACTTTGAGGACAAaagaagatttatttattttttaggggtTATTTAATCATTATATATGAAGATCAAACTCATCTTCCTCTTTGAAAGTGTACAACGCTTCATAAAAGTTCAAAGCACTTCAGAGTTTAAGACTCTTAACCTTAAAGGCTGATTAAAAAGGTGTCTGAGAGCCGCCTCGGTCTGAAGCTTCTGCTGGAGTCGTCTGGATTTATCCACCGACAGACGCTTCACCCTCTAGTCACTCCACTGTTAGCACCTCCTgtaattttgtattatttttatgatttgatattaggaacattttctttatgGACATTTActtcaatcaatatttattctagttatattttctttttttattctgaacatTATTTTGCTTTCTACTAAATCAAGacattttaggacatttttttcttattttccaaAGGCAGGTGAAAAATGTTACTGACTACGGCTGTATTAGAGCAActataaaagacaaataattaatcaaataaataaaaataaagttcaggaaaaagtctttaaacttaaagaaaataaaacaaaaaaattacaagaataaaaatttaaattttcaaaaaaaattcaacattttatgataataaagatgtaaaaatatgagacaaagtcaaatttttacataaataaagttctacaattacaagaaaaaaaagtcaaaaatgtacatgaataaagttgtaaattacaagaaaaagagTCTGCATTTTATGAGAATCAAgtcaaaacattaaaaggaaaaagttaaacttttatgaggaaaaaaaactataaaagcataaaaagtcCAGATTTTCTCAAGAACAAAGTcctaaaactttacattttttacgaGAATAAAATCACAAGTTCATACTATAAAACGTTGTAATTTTCCTAATGAAAAgtcatgctttttaaaaataaaataggaatTTCATGAAAGTAGCTGCATTTATGAAAAGAGGAACGCTGATTCAGTGAGATCCTGGAGCGGTCTGATGTCCGTCTGGTTCCTCGGACTCGTGTGTGTCAAAGATTCAAAGGCTAAATGTATGGAGCCAAATCAGGGTCCTAtagatttgaaacccaaataaaagaaCTTGAAAAAAGTATTGGTGCTTGGCTAAAAcgctgaaattttcagatttgaaagcaaagagaaaaaaagtaaaagtaaaagagtTAAAGTAAAAGGTTCTAAACTGAAATTtcagttttgaaacctaaacacagaaaatctgaagctgaaaataacggtttattttagaattactATAAGTTTCAGACActctatttttagaaaaacaccaatattttttttcatgttgtttgaTTCAGGTTTCAAATCCTAAGGGTGAAAATTGGCTCCATTCAAAtgtatcatttttgtttctaaacacatgaatttttcattgtaaaattatgactttttaggatttttcattCTCAATAGTCATACTATTTCTCAATAGTATGACTtgtttacaacttttttgtcattattttatgactttattctcataaattcattcatttttcttctgttatgGTGGCCCAAATCCTCCATCATAATTGCTggtaaagaaatattttcattctGTCATGATCTACTATGCAGCTCAAAGGTTAAGATTTTATGGATTGCAGAATCATTTcctaaacagcttttattttgtatctgtcaaaatgttttgtagGAGACGATCAATCCTCTCAAATGTTCCCGTTTTCTTCCAGAGCCATAAGTGTCATCCTGGGAGACAagtggaagaagatgaagaatgAGGAAAGGAGGATGTACACCATGGAGGCCAAGGCTTTGGCCGAGGAGCAGAAAAGAATCAACCCGGACTGCTGGAAACGCAAGCGAACCAACTCGGTAAAGACCGCGTTGACACACACGCCACTGTCAAGCTGCAGTTCCTCATAAACCCTCACTGTCCACAGGGTTCCCAGCAGGTCTGACGGTCCCGGCAGAACCCAGCAGCTGGGATTCTAGCGTGGAGAGACGTCCCGCGGACCGCTCTGTCTCCTCCATCGCCTGTATTCTCCAGACTCGACTGTGATGCTTTTGTAACCTGGAACGTAGTGACAGaagaaaaaccccaaaaacaaagaaatatattCAAGATTATGTAATCCAGTCACTAACTACATATATTTTCGTATTCGTTTGTTTCCCCTTGAACAACGCATTAAGCCTTTCTTCTACTTCAGGTCATTGTGGGGGATAAATAAGTCTGTGGTGCTTCAGCGTAAACGGAGCAGCATTTTATACTATTAACTGTATAAATGGGAATTTTAAAAGACCCTTTTTCTACAAGTGTTCATATTGATATTTGTACGATTCAATATGCTGCACAGAACCGTTTCCCTTTCATACGCTTTGTATTAGAGTCTATATTCCAGCGAGTCTCTTACGGCGGCCTGCTCTCCGGCTTGTGATGCAGGTCCTCTCTCAGCCACACGGCACCGCGCCGCGAGCGTTCACCCTCTCTGCACTTTACGTAAATAAGCAAACCGTCGCAGTTTTGTATTCTGGCGACGACACCACAGGTTCTGACACAATCATGGTCCAGCTCCGCTCCGCTCTGCTCTTCAGGTTGCCATTGAATTTTAAGTGCTTTCTCTGTTTTGTACAGGTTTGGACCCGACGACGACCTCTTGCACAAAATAACCTTGTATcatattataaataattttttgtaaaactccTCAACAAAGTGTGTGATTCTGTTTCTTTCCACTAGAGGGCTTTACCCATAGACATACATTTACTAGACACTGCTTCATCTTGAGTCTTGGAAAAACATGTTGAGACTCaaagggtattttttttttcctaaaagtgtCTCTCGTTTATCtgatttttcaagttttctctttttttcacacaTAGTTAACAGCATAGATTGAATAAAGGAGACTTCATTAACTGGGATGTATGGTGACTGAGACCAtcacagcaaaaacaacaacataaaaaaaacagtaaatcagcaaacaaaaaaatgaactctgcaaaaataaaaagaaatgctgcaaataACAAAATGATGTTGCAACTAAAAAAACACGTAAACtacacataaaaagaaaaaactctggaaaacaaaagctgcaaataaaaaacacaatggaAGTGGATTATTGGGAGACTGTTTCTGCTGATGCACTGGAAGTAGATCGACGAGGATAAAATTAAATGGTACAAACAGTGACACTGATCACTACTTTATGATCCATTTTGCAATTTGTAGTCCTATTTTTATCCTTCTCATTGGCAAAAACAATCCCAAGATAAatggcttttttcttcttttttacagatttttgttttaattttagtgtttcttttatttgcgaatttgtttattttttgcttattgctgtttttctttgattggcaacatgttttttccttttttgttgcaatttgttgcatttttttatttgcaacattgattttttatttgttgcaatttttcttccatttgcaacattgtttttttatttgttgcattgTGTcttatttgcaacatttttctttttatttgctgaaatttttcttttatttgcaatattgttcttttttatttgttgcatagTTTTGgaacattgattttttatttgttgcaatatttctttcatttgtaacattgatttctttttatttgttgcaatttctcctt includes these proteins:
- the hbp1 gene encoding HMG box-containing protein 1, whose product is MDESFDPLKCNEDLSPSPGCHMDYDDMPDLQEVEEDQRSQGLFQVGAVSHQELSGAPNTNWLAELAKIATSPQSPLLKDAPHIRSSPVHIFGNSNSLHSYARPPLASSAPNPSRGHLRERRRVRASSESESGVFSMSSSFSDDEDMAWSHSWPSTAWHCFLKGTRLRFHRGPNVEWQEADELGDSDDESDDETMMPSSFSLKHYGSDGLKLVSHEETISFGQAVLKLTFDSGSMEKGLLTAECRLDHPFFVKNKGWSSFYPSLTVVHHGIPCYEMHLGDVCLPPNHPDSINCDDSVVFDTFRSYDFTPLDSSAVYVLSSMARQRRASLSSGGAVSPDCEKLERSCSPQSSSSKSSRSHNSGTASGATPTKCKRPMNAFMLFAKKYRVEYTQMYPGKDNRAISVILGDKWKKMKNEERRMYTMEAKALAEEQKRINPDCWKRKRTNSGSQQV